GAGTACTTCGACTCCAAGCGCGGCGGCGGTCGCGATTATGTCAACTATCATCCCCGTCCGGAGGAGGATCGCGCGCGCATCGTGGAGGCGCTGGCGCTGGATCCCGACAAGCCGGTCGTCAGCCTGTACACGAACGTGATCTGGGATGCGCAGATCTATTACGACTTCAATGTGTTCGACAGCATGCTCGAGTGGCTCACCAGAACCATCGAGTATTTCGCGCACCGAACGGACGTACAGCTGGTCATTCGCGTGCATCCCGCCGAGGTCAAGGGCGGCATGCCCACGAATCAGCCGCTGGTGCCGGAGATCGAAGCCCGGTTCCCCGAGCTGCCGCCGAACGTGCGCGTGGTGCCGCCGGAAAGCGACATTAGCTCTTATACTCTCGCGGAGATGAGCTGCGCGAGTCTCATCTACGGCACGAAGATGGGGCTGGAGATCGCCGTCCGCGGCGTACCGGTGATCGTCGCGGGCGAGACGTTCAATCGCGGCAAGGGCTTCACCTACGATGTCGAATCGCAGGAGCACTACCGGAAGCTGCTCGACCGGATAACTTCGCTGCCCCGCAACTCGCCCGAAATGATCGAGCGAGCGCGACGTTATGCGCATTATCTCTTCTTCCGGCGCATGATCGATTTTCCGCTCGTCCAGGTCGAGGAGCCGCAGGCCTCGATCGGGGTGCGGCTCGGTTTTGCCACCGTGGCGGACCTCGCACCGGGAGCCGATCGCGCCCTGGACTGCGTCTGCGACGGAATTGTGCACGGCACGTCTTTCGTCATCGATGACGCGCTGAAGCCGGAGGCGGCCTGAACGCGCTGCGGGTAGCCGTGTTTCAGCACACGGCCGACGGTCACCACATGGTCCTCTACCTGAGACACCTGGTGCGCGCGGCCGCCGAGCGCGGCTGGCGCGTCGATCTCGTTACGACGCGCGCCGCGCTCGCGCACCCCGCGTACGCCGTGGTGCGCGCCGAGGCGGGAGACGTGCTCGACACATTCATGATGGACGATATCACGTTTCCAGCGCGGCCGAATGCGGTCAGGCTGCTACTCCATCAGCTGAAGCTGCATCGCATATATGCGCGCGCGTTTCGCCGCTACCAGGCACAGCGATCGTGTGACGTTGTGTATGTCGGCAACATGGACCACTGCGACCGCGCAATCGCGCTGCTCGGCTCGCCCTTCGGCGCTGTTCCGTTCGTGGGCATGTCCATCTCCATCCGCCACCATCATCGCGCGATGGGCGTGCGCGGCCCGGGCACTCGGCACGACGCCCTGTATGCGCGCCTCTTCGAGCGGCTGCTCCGCGTCAAGACGCTCCGTGCGCTCGCGACCATCGATGAGACCCTGCCCCGGTACGCACGGCAGCAGCGCATCTCCGGCTGCCGCAAGGTGCACCACGTCGCGGACGTGGCGCGGCTGCATGGCACGGCCGATCGGGCAGCGGTGCGCACGTCCCTCGGGATCGCGCCCGACGACATCGTGGTCCTCGCCTACGGCGCGCTCGATCCGCGCAAGGGCATTGCCGAGCTGATTGCGGCTGCGGCATCTCCCGCGTGCTCCACGCGCGTCGTCGTACTTCTGGCTGGGCGCCAGAACGCGTTCGTTCGTGATCTCCTCAAAGGTGCGGATGCGCAGCAGCTACGCACCGCGCACCGGCTGGTGGAAGTTTCCGGATTTCTCGGAGACCAGCGGGAAGTGGACGTGTTCAGTGCGACGGACATCGTGTGGGTCGCATATCGCCGATTCTACGGCGCGAGCGGCGTGCTGATCCAGGCCGGCGCCATGCGGCTTCCCGTCGTCGCTTGCGAGGACGGACTGATAGGCTGGACCACTCATCGCCACGGCCTGGGCGAGATCGTGGATCCGGGGAGTCGCGAGTCTGTAACCGCCGCGATCAACCGGCTTGCGGGCGACGACGCTCTGCGCCGCACCTATGGCGCAAACGGAGCACAGCTGGCGGCGGCGCACACACCCGAGGCGTTCGGCACGCGTCTGTGCAACGTGATCGCCTCGGCCGCAACGCTGCCGGAGCCCTTGCATCCATGATCGTCGAACCATGGAGCCGGCGCGCGGTTGCGCTGCTGTACGCAGCCGTGATCGCCGGATACCCGCTCGTCTCCGGGCTGCCCCTCGTGCTCGGTGTCGACAGCCGCGTCGCATCGGTGCCGTTCCGCGCGTTCGTACTGCTGTACAGCATCGCGCTGTTTGTCGGCGTGTCTATCGTGCATCGCCGCGCCTACCGAGGCCTGTACTGGATCCCGTTCATTCTGTTCTGGGTGCTGTACATTGTGCGGCTGTTCCTGGACATCGTGTTTCTGCCGGTCACGCTGCGACTCACACCAGCAGAGTACTTCGCGTACAGCCTCGGCATGTGCATGATCACCGGGATTGTGATGTTGATGCGCGTAGACGATGACACGCTGCGTCTCGCGTTCCGCGCCACGTTCGGGGCCGTGGTAATCTCGTGCCTGACGGCGCTCTACCTGAATGTTGCAGCCATCCTGTCGGGCGACCTGTCGAGTCTGCAGAACATGCGGCTCCAGAGCGAGACGCTGAATCCGGTCGGTCTCGGCAACCTGGGCGTGTCGCTGATGCTGCTGTCCATGTTCATGCTGCTGCACCGCCTGCCACGATCCGTGCTTGCAACGCTCGCGCTGCTCGCCCTGGTGCTGATCGGTCTGGCCACTACCGGTATGGCCGCATCGCGCGGACCCGTACTCGCGTTCGTTCTTGCGCTGCCTGTG
This window of the Longimicrobiales bacterium genome carries:
- a CDS encoding glycosyltransferase family 4 protein, which translates into the protein MFQHTADGHHMVLYLRHLVRAAAERGWRVDLVTTRAALAHPAYAVVRAEAGDVLDTFMMDDITFPARPNAVRLLLHQLKLHRIYARAFRRYQAQRSCDVVYVGNMDHCDRAIALLGSPFGAVPFVGMSISIRHHHRAMGVRGPGTRHDALYARLFERLLRVKTLRALATIDETLPRYARQQRISGCRKVHHVADVARLHGTADRAAVRTSLGIAPDDIVVLAYGALDPRKGIAELIAAAASPACSTRVVVLLAGRQNAFVRDLLKGADAQQLRTAHRLVEVSGFLGDQREVDVFSATDIVWVAYRRFYGASGVLIQAGAMRLPVVACEDGLIGWTTHRHGLGEIVDPGSRESVTAAINRLAGDDALRRTYGANGAQLAAAHTPEAFGTRLCNVIASAATLPEPLHP
- a CDS encoding O-antigen ligase family protein → MIVEPWSRRAVALLYAAVIAGYPLVSGLPLVLGVDSRVASVPFRAFVLLYSIALFVGVSIVHRRAYRGLYWIPFILFWVLYIVRLFLDIVFLPVTLRLTPAEYFAYSLGMCMITGIVMLMRVDDDTLRLAFRATFGAVVISCLTALYLNVAAILSGDLSSLQNMRLQSETLNPVGLGNLGVSLMLLSMFMLLHRLPRSVLATLALLALVLIGLATTGMAASRGPVLAFVLALPVLVWLGIRRGAWVRALALAGAVIVTGISAAVYIQQTLGFGIISRISSALDFGSDESSNVRVALYRGAWDQFVHNPILGSSLDERISTFHPHNPWIESFMATGFLGGTAFSLLLLAAFIGALRILRDMPEHGWLPLLFGQYTLHGLLSGALYLSADMWGLMSAMVAIGFASSRAPATPGSPSAGPPAPLQTQGAQ